A window from Kovacikia minuta CCNUW1 encodes these proteins:
- a CDS encoding creatininase family protein, giving the protein MMHSFIPPHRFFPYLTWTDIQAMADRENVVIVQPVGAIEQHGPHLPLAVDAAIGLAVLGKAMEKLPANVPAYALPSLYYGKSNEHWHFPGTITLSAQTLMATLIETGESIYRAGFRKLVLMNSHGGQPQVIEIVARDLHQIYDDFAVFPLFTWNVPNLAGELLTPKERSLGIHAGDAETSLLLSILPDQVRMERAATEYPQGIPANSLLSMEGKLSFAWTTRDLSQSGVLGDPTAATREKGDRILESLSDGWVQTIKEIYDFQLPQTWKGG; this is encoded by the coding sequence ATGATGCACAGTTTCATTCCCCCCCATCGCTTCTTTCCCTACCTGACCTGGACAGATATTCAAGCAATGGCAGATCGGGAGAACGTGGTCATTGTTCAACCCGTTGGGGCGATCGAACAGCATGGTCCCCATTTGCCCCTGGCTGTGGACGCGGCGATCGGCTTAGCGGTACTCGGTAAAGCGATGGAAAAACTGCCTGCCAACGTTCCTGCCTATGCCCTGCCTTCGCTGTACTACGGGAAATCGAATGAACATTGGCACTTTCCTGGAACGATTACCCTGAGTGCCCAAACGTTGATGGCAACCCTGATAGAGACTGGCGAAAGCATTTATCGGGCTGGTTTTCGTAAGCTGGTGTTGATGAACTCCCACGGTGGGCAGCCCCAGGTGATAGAAATCGTCGCGCGGGATTTGCATCAGATCTATGACGATTTTGCGGTTTTCCCCCTATTTACCTGGAATGTGCCCAATCTCGCCGGTGAACTGTTGACTCCGAAAGAACGATCGCTGGGTATCCATGCGGGTGACGCGGAAACCAGTTTATTGCTCTCGATTCTTCCAGACCAGGTAAGGATGGAGCGAGCAGCCACTGAATATCCTCAGGGCATTCCCGCCAACAGTTTGCTGAGTATGGAAGGGAAGCTATCCTTTGCCTGGACAACCAGAGATTTAAGCCAGAGTGGGGTATTGGGTGATCCAACCGCTGCCACACGGGAGAAGGGCGATCGCATTTTGGAATCCCTCTCTGATGGGTGGGTGCAGACCATTAAAGAAATTTACGATTTTCAGCTACCGCAGACGTGGAAGGGGGGATAG
- a CDS encoding S1C family serine protease, whose translation MKLRYWFLCIACLGLVLTAPALKASTKVLTQLVGQDQPGAETGEQSQFISQKAIPQKSEQQIANEVFQRTNPGVVTIYSGREIGSGIILSPNGLILTNKHVVWSSPQLEVKTANGKIYSGWVTALDLQFDLALVQLETKERLPTVRMANGVNMQPGQRVYAIGSPAGQAGTFTTGTFTRITSHGSIQTSPGLLEPGNSGGPLLNAQGEMIGVNKGLLRDGSGLATRVEAVKSFLRRNNRIVGAQF comes from the coding sequence ATGAAACTTCGATATTGGTTCTTATGCATCGCTTGTCTTGGGTTGGTTTTAACTGCTCCAGCGTTGAAGGCATCTACCAAAGTTTTGACGCAATTGGTGGGTCAAGACCAGCCTGGGGCTGAGACTGGGGAGCAATCGCAGTTCATTAGCCAAAAAGCGATTCCCCAGAAGAGTGAACAGCAAATTGCCAACGAGGTATTTCAGAGAACCAATCCTGGGGTTGTGACCATTTACAGCGGCAGAGAGATTGGTTCTGGAATTATTCTTAGCCCCAACGGTTTGATTTTGACCAACAAGCATGTGGTTTGGAGTTCACCGCAGCTAGAGGTCAAAACTGCCAATGGCAAAATCTATTCGGGCTGGGTAACTGCCCTCGATTTGCAGTTTGATTTAGCCCTGGTTCAACTGGAGACAAAGGAGCGGCTGCCCACCGTAAGGATGGCAAATGGGGTCAATATGCAGCCAGGACAGCGGGTATACGCGATCGGTAGCCCGGCAGGGCAGGCGGGCACGTTCACAACTGGAACCTTTACCCGCATCACCTCCCACGGTAGCATTCAAACCAGCCCTGGGTTGCTGGAGCCAGGCAATTCGGGTGGACCGTTGCTCAATGCCCAGGGAGAAATGATTGGAGTCAATAAGGGCTTACTGCGAGACGGAAGTGGTCTGGCAACCCGTGTCGAAGCCGTTAAATCTTTTCTGCGTAGGAATAACCGGATTGTGGGAGCGCAGTTTTAA
- a CDS encoding potassium channel family protein — protein MRSNVKDKQFAVIGLGRFGRAVAATLHKQGYDVLCVDSDEARVAQILADRIASHARQLDSTQPAALREAGIFEQDTVIVAIGNYVQESIITTLNVKEGGVPHVVAKASSEIHMKLLKKVGADHVVFPEHETGCALARSLTTPGILDRFELDPDNSIVEVIIPEHFAGKTISELRLRSSFGLNVLAVSQDGKFEINPPPEKRLGKGGAMVVIGANQDINRLPI, from the coding sequence TTGCGATCGAACGTTAAAGATAAGCAATTTGCCGTCATCGGCTTGGGCCGTTTTGGGCGAGCGGTTGCAGCCACATTACACAAACAGGGCTATGACGTACTCTGTGTTGACTCGGATGAAGCAAGGGTTGCCCAAATTCTTGCCGACCGAATTGCATCCCACGCACGCCAGTTAGACTCGACCCAACCCGCTGCCTTGCGAGAAGCAGGCATTTTTGAGCAGGATACGGTGATTGTGGCGATCGGAAACTATGTCCAGGAGAGTATTATCACAACCCTGAACGTGAAGGAGGGTGGAGTTCCCCATGTGGTCGCAAAAGCCTCCTCCGAAATCCACATGAAGCTTCTGAAAAAGGTGGGTGCCGACCATGTTGTGTTTCCAGAACACGAAACAGGCTGTGCCCTGGCGCGATCGTTGACCACACCCGGCATCCTTGATCGGTTTGAACTGGACCCAGACAATAGTATTGTAGAAGTCATCATCCCGGAACACTTTGCTGGCAAAACTATTTCCGAACTCCGGTTGCGCAGCAGTTTTGGCTTAAACGTTCTTGCCGTTAGCCAGGATGGTAAGTTTGAGATCAATCCCCCACCGGAAAAACGATTGGGCAAAGGGGGAGCCATGGTTGTGATTGGCGCAAATCAAGACATCAATCGATTGCCAATCTAA